Proteins found in one Bremerella volcania genomic segment:
- a CDS encoding heavy metal translocating P-type ATPase, with protein sequence MAIDPICGMTVDESTPWQTTRDEQTFYFCCEHCLKKFEVGGASESSPMQLVTLGEAPPKHDCCHGHQGHSANQKSSAKYICPMCEGVESDVPGDCPKCGMALERNQPAAPQTKTIYTCPMHPEVQQDHPGSCPKCGMDLEPQTVTADEEEDDPELMWMTIRFWVAAVLTVPVFALAMLPMMGIELGVPAEVSRWIQLSLATPVVVWCGWPFFVRGAKSLVTMNLNMFTLISLGVAAAYLYSLIATIFPAAIPEAFQHAGEVPVYFEAAAMIVTLVLLGQVIELRARKKTGSAIRELINLAPPTARIIQDGQEREVPLSEVRQGYELKVVPGDKIPVDGEVLSGSSTVDESMLTGEADPVRKQQGDNVIGGTVNQGGTLRIQATNVGEDSVLSQIVQMVGQAQRSRAPIQRLADTVSGYFVPAIVGIAIVTFIVWALWSPEEPKLAYALLNAVAVLIVACPCALGLATPMSIMVGVGRGAKAGVLVKEAAGLETLQQVDTVVVDKTGTLTEGKPKLTELEPAEGFSEDELLKYAAAVEQNSEHPIAHSIVAAAIQRDMGLPEATDFDSTTGEGVQAVVEGKKIVCGKPSLLKDHGIEFDASGSPEGTKVYLGVDGKYAGALIVSDPLKETTAGAIQSLHEMGIRVIMMTGDNAQVAGAIAKKLNIDDYQADLSPQDKHDRIQKLRDEGAKVAMAGDGINDAPALAAADVGIAMGTGTDVAIENAAITLMGGDLEGVVKAFRLSRRVMRNIRQNLFFALAYNSLGVPIAAGILVPLFGMHALLNPMFAAAAMSFSSVSVIGNALRLRATNLTE encoded by the coding sequence ATGGCAATCGATCCAATCTGCGGAATGACCGTCGACGAGTCGACACCCTGGCAAACGACCCGGGATGAGCAAACGTTCTACTTCTGCTGCGAGCATTGCCTGAAGAAGTTCGAGGTCGGCGGGGCGAGCGAAAGCTCGCCGATGCAACTGGTGACCCTCGGCGAGGCCCCGCCCAAGCATGATTGTTGCCATGGTCACCAAGGGCATTCCGCCAACCAGAAGTCGTCGGCCAAGTACATTTGTCCGATGTGCGAAGGGGTGGAAAGCGACGTCCCTGGCGACTGCCCAAAATGTGGCATGGCGCTGGAGCGAAATCAGCCTGCGGCCCCGCAGACCAAGACTATCTATACCTGCCCGATGCATCCGGAGGTCCAGCAAGATCACCCCGGCAGTTGCCCCAAGTGCGGCATGGACCTCGAGCCACAGACCGTCACGGCCGACGAGGAAGAGGACGATCCGGAACTCATGTGGATGACCATCCGTTTCTGGGTCGCTGCCGTGCTCACCGTGCCTGTCTTTGCATTGGCCATGCTGCCGATGATGGGCATCGAACTGGGCGTGCCGGCGGAAGTTTCGCGTTGGATTCAATTGAGCCTGGCGACCCCGGTCGTCGTTTGGTGCGGCTGGCCATTTTTCGTGCGCGGGGCGAAGTCGCTGGTGACGATGAATCTGAACATGTTCACGCTCATCTCGTTGGGTGTCGCGGCGGCGTACCTGTACAGCCTCATCGCGACAATTTTCCCGGCGGCGATTCCCGAAGCCTTTCAGCATGCAGGTGAGGTGCCGGTCTACTTCGAGGCCGCGGCGATGATCGTCACGCTTGTTCTGCTGGGACAGGTAATCGAACTGCGAGCCCGTAAGAAGACCGGCAGTGCGATTCGCGAACTGATCAACCTGGCCCCTCCCACCGCTCGTATCATCCAGGATGGCCAGGAACGTGAAGTCCCACTGAGCGAAGTGCGCCAGGGGTACGAGCTGAAAGTGGTTCCCGGCGACAAGATCCCCGTCGATGGCGAAGTGCTCTCCGGCAGTTCGACCGTCGACGAGTCGATGCTGACCGGCGAAGCCGACCCGGTGCGAAAGCAACAAGGAGACAACGTCATCGGCGGTACCGTCAACCAAGGGGGCACCCTTCGTATCCAAGCGACCAACGTCGGCGAGGACTCGGTCCTCTCGCAAATCGTGCAGATGGTCGGCCAGGCCCAACGTAGCCGTGCTCCGATTCAGCGGTTGGCCGACACGGTCTCAGGTTACTTCGTGCCGGCCATCGTCGGCATCGCGATCGTCACTTTTATTGTGTGGGCGCTATGGTCCCCGGAAGAGCCGAAGCTGGCGTATGCACTGCTCAACGCGGTCGCCGTGCTGATCGTCGCGTGCCCGTGTGCTTTGGGCCTGGCCACGCCGATGTCGATCATGGTGGGGGTCGGCCGAGGAGCCAAGGCGGGCGTCTTGGTCAAAGAAGCCGCCGGACTCGAAACGCTGCAGCAGGTCGATACGGTCGTGGTCGATAAGACCGGCACGCTCACCGAAGGAAAGCCGAAGCTGACCGAACTGGAGCCTGCCGAGGGATTCTCCGAAGACGAACTGCTCAAGTACGCCGCCGCCGTCGAACAAAACAGCGAACACCCGATTGCTCACTCAATCGTTGCCGCAGCAATCCAGCGCGACATGGGTCTGCCAGAGGCGACCGACTTCGACTCGACGACAGGGGAGGGGGTTCAGGCCGTAGTCGAAGGGAAGAAGATCGTATGCGGCAAGCCATCACTTCTTAAGGATCACGGCATCGAGTTCGACGCCTCCGGTTCGCCGGAGGGAACGAAGGTCTACCTGGGGGTCGACGGGAAGTATGCCGGCGCGTTGATCGTCAGTGATCCGCTGAAGGAAACCACCGCGGGAGCGATCCAGTCGCTGCACGAGATGGGAATTCGCGTGATCATGATGACCGGCGACAACGCCCAGGTAGCCGGGGCGATCGCCAAGAAGCTCAATATCGACGACTACCAGGCCGACCTTTCGCCGCAAGACAAACACGATCGCATCCAGAAACTGCGTGACGAAGGAGCCAAGGTTGCCATGGCCGGCGATGGAATCAACGACGCCCCGGCCTTAGCCGCCGCCGACGTGGGGATCGCCATGGGTACCGGCACCGACGTGGCGATCGAAAACGCGGCGATCACCTTGATGGGCGGCGACCTGGAAGGGGTCGTGAAAGCGTTTCGCCTGAGCCGCCGCGTCATGCGAAACATCCGGCAAAACCTCTTCTTCGCCTTGGCCTACAATAGCCTGGGCGTGCCGATCGCGGCCGGCATCCTGGTTCCGCTGTTTGGGATGCACGCGCTATTGAATCCGATGTTCGCCGCCGCCGCGATGAGCTTCAGCTCGGTCAGCGTGATCGGCAATGCGCTGCGCCTGCGAGCGACGAACCTGACCGAGTAA
- a CDS encoding class I SAM-dependent methyltransferase — protein MTQADPSKFFDQEKAAGYDQRWAGMAAINDAQHLLLKGILSTLGPQARLLCVGAGTGAELLALAAAFPNWQFTVVEPAPGMMQVCRRNAEAQAITQRCTFHEGYLDSLPQTEPFDAATSMLVSHFLVDREQRNRYFAEIARRVRPGGLVVNSDLATDMTSAQYEQLVRHWVSLHQWVGLETKTDHLGREVALLSEDEMKSLLIESGFVSPTLTFQALLIRTWVSEVPA, from the coding sequence ATGACGCAAGCAGACCCATCGAAATTCTTCGATCAGGAAAAAGCCGCCGGCTACGACCAGCGCTGGGCCGGCATGGCGGCTATCAACGATGCGCAGCACCTCTTGCTGAAGGGCATCCTTTCAACGCTTGGCCCCCAGGCTCGGCTGTTGTGTGTGGGTGCTGGCACGGGAGCAGAGCTTCTGGCATTAGCAGCCGCTTTTCCGAATTGGCAATTTACCGTCGTCGAACCGGCGCCGGGGATGATGCAAGTCTGTCGCCGGAATGCCGAAGCCCAGGCAATCACGCAGCGATGTACGTTTCACGAGGGATACCTCGACAGCTTGCCGCAGACCGAGCCGTTCGACGCCGCGACAAGCATGCTCGTTTCGCACTTTCTGGTCGATCGCGAACAGCGAAATCGCTACTTCGCCGAGATCGCACGGCGTGTGCGGCCTGGCGGGCTCGTGGTCAATTCCGACCTGGCGACCGATATGACCAGCGCACAATACGAGCAACTCGTGCGGCACTGGGTCTCGCTGCACCAGTGGGTGGGACTGGAGACGAAGACCGATCACCTGGGGCGCGAGGTCGCCTTGTTGTCGGAAGACGAGATGAAGTCGCTCTTGATCGAAAGTGGTTTCGTTTCCCCGACGCTTACCTTCCAGGCCCTGCTGATCCGCACGTGGGTCTCAGAGGTCCCTGCCTAA
- a CDS encoding YdeI/OmpD-associated family protein, with the protein MDPNVDDYIRNHSNWQKELTLLRKLVLETELTEAWKWQAPCYTLNNKNVVMIAAFKNDCVLSFFKGPLLNDPENLLVAPGENSRTFRVVRFTDARQITKLKSKLKFLIQQAIEAERSGKQVETKQGPDEFPVELQTKLKEDPRLKKAFEALTPGRQRAYVMHFAAAKQSKTRTARIEKFAPRILDGKGMNDCVCGLTQKPPGCDGSHNQK; encoded by the coding sequence ATGGATCCGAACGTAGACGACTATATTCGCAATCACTCAAACTGGCAGAAGGAACTCACGCTGCTGCGCAAGCTTGTTCTCGAGACGGAACTCACGGAAGCCTGGAAGTGGCAGGCTCCCTGCTACACGCTTAACAACAAGAACGTCGTCATGATCGCGGCATTCAAAAATGACTGCGTGCTGAGCTTCTTCAAGGGACCACTATTGAACGATCCGGAAAACCTGTTGGTCGCGCCCGGCGAAAACAGTCGCACGTTCCGCGTGGTGCGATTCACCGATGCCCGTCAAATCACAAAGCTGAAATCGAAGCTCAAGTTCCTCATCCAGCAGGCCATTGAAGCCGAACGGTCCGGCAAGCAGGTCGAAACCAAGCAGGGCCCCGACGAGTTTCCCGTCGAACTGCAGACCAAGCTCAAGGAAGATCCGCGGCTCAAGAAGGCGTTCGAAGCACTGACGCCAGGGCGCCAGCGGGCCTACGTGATGCACTTCGCCGCCGCGAAACAGTCGAAGACCCGCACCGCGAGAATCGAAAAGTTCGCCCCGCGAATCCTTGATGGCAAAGGAATGAACGATTGCGTCTGCGGTTTGACCCAAAAGCCCCCCGGCTGCGACGGCTCGCACAACCAGAAGTAG
- a CDS encoding transglutaminase family protein, translated as MRYQVEHKTAYHYSEPASVAHNLLHLRVPTTHRQSVEDFALTVEPKPRSVVSRTDYFGNQVHYFALSEPHSGMTITATSRVVVKTPVPITISPAWEELAAMAKRRDFPLEVRQFLFPSRHIRLLPILGEYGKAAFTRNRSIVEAAKDLTTRIYTDYKYDSGATNIFTPLEDVVRQRHGVCQDFSHVGIGALRCLGLPARYVSGYLRTEPPPGKPRLVGADASHAWFSVFCGTELGWVDFDPTNNVMVGTDHITLAHGRDFEDVSPIQGVVMGGGTRTMQVGVDVMPLDVKTNGTPPGPTGTQQQQQQKSPNK; from the coding sequence GTGCGATATCAAGTCGAACACAAGACGGCTTACCATTACTCCGAACCAGCCTCGGTAGCCCATAACCTATTGCACTTGCGTGTCCCCACGACGCATCGCCAAAGCGTCGAGGACTTCGCCCTGACGGTCGAACCCAAGCCAAGATCGGTCGTCTCGCGAACCGATTACTTCGGCAACCAGGTTCACTACTTCGCGCTGAGCGAACCGCACAGCGGAATGACCATCACCGCGACGAGCCGCGTCGTCGTGAAAACCCCCGTGCCGATCACCATCTCGCCGGCGTGGGAAGAACTCGCCGCGATGGCCAAGCGTCGCGACTTTCCCTTGGAGGTTCGCCAGTTCCTGTTCCCTTCGCGGCACATTCGCCTGCTACCCATCCTGGGCGAATACGGTAAAGCCGCCTTTACCCGCAATCGTTCGATTGTCGAAGCGGCTAAGGACCTAACGACGCGGATCTATACCGACTACAAGTACGACTCCGGTGCGACTAACATCTTTACGCCGCTCGAAGACGTCGTGCGTCAGCGTCACGGCGTATGCCAGGACTTCTCCCACGTGGGGATCGGTGCCCTGAGATGTCTTGGGCTGCCGGCTCGTTACGTCAGCGGATATTTGCGAACCGAACCGCCACCTGGAAAGCCCCGGCTGGTCGGTGCGGATGCCTCCCATGCCTGGTTTTCGGTGTTCTGCGGAACGGAACTCGGTTGGGTTGATTTCGATCCGACGAACAACGTGATGGTCGGCACCGATCACATCACGCTGGCTCACGGGCGTGACTTTGAAGACGTTTCGCCCATTCAAGGAGTCGTCATGGGCGGGGGCACGCGCACCATGCAGGTCGGCGTCGACGTGATGCCGCTGGATGTCAAAACAAACGGTACGCCACCTGGTCCCACGGGTACCCAGCAACAACAGCAACAAAAGAGCCCCAATAAGTAG
- a CDS encoding alpha/beta hydrolase family protein, with product MPLSYRFLVPLLLTLLLAFASISLADPIHPSANLPQTQPWDLAKLSEAPKFAWVDADSPVRSLTFTGEEFEGHATRVFAYYATPGSILGDASLDKDLPAVVCIHGGGGTAFREWAELWAKRGYAAIAMDLAGSRPIEGKNPHDQKNRTRLANGGPYHGDEHKFGHIDDDLHQQWQYHAVANVILAHSLIRSFPEINKERTGVTGISWGGYLTCIVAGVDSRFHAAVPVYGCGYLAENSTWLDRFARMTPEQKQRWVTLWDPKQYLPAVSMPILFVNGTNDFAYPLDSYMKSYQAVPDDVHKQLSITVKMSHGHPAGWNPPQIGHFMDQWLKQGEPLPRVGHPKIQGDQVELGYDTASVAKAAIHWTVDDKAVNAHDWKTAEGVVKEDVILAPKPPTDARLWYMTVTTEDGSLVSTEIIFADQVSQFD from the coding sequence ATGCCATTATCGTACCGCTTCCTGGTCCCGCTGTTGTTGACTCTGCTACTGGCGTTCGCTTCGATATCTCTCGCGGACCCCATCCATCCTTCCGCGAACCTGCCGCAAACGCAGCCCTGGGACTTAGCAAAACTATCCGAGGCGCCCAAGTTTGCCTGGGTCGATGCCGACTCGCCGGTGCGCTCGCTGACGTTCACTGGGGAGGAATTCGAGGGACACGCAACCCGCGTCTTCGCTTATTATGCGACACCTGGAAGCATATTGGGAGATGCATCACTCGATAAAGATTTGCCGGCCGTCGTATGCATTCATGGTGGTGGGGGAACTGCGTTCCGCGAGTGGGCCGAGTTGTGGGCGAAACGTGGGTACGCGGCCATTGCGATGGACCTGGCTGGCTCGCGTCCGATTGAAGGCAAAAACCCTCACGATCAAAAGAATCGCACGCGACTCGCCAATGGTGGACCCTATCATGGCGACGAGCACAAGTTTGGCCATATCGACGATGACCTACATCAACAATGGCAATACCATGCGGTCGCGAACGTGATACTTGCGCATTCTTTGATCCGAAGTTTTCCCGAGATTAACAAAGAACGCACAGGCGTGACCGGCATCAGTTGGGGTGGTTACCTGACGTGCATCGTGGCAGGCGTCGACTCGCGCTTTCATGCCGCGGTGCCTGTTTACGGATGTGGCTATCTGGCCGAGAACAGCACATGGTTGGATCGCTTTGCCCGGATGACGCCAGAGCAAAAACAGCGTTGGGTTACGCTGTGGGACCCGAAGCAATACCTGCCAGCCGTTTCGATGCCTATTCTGTTCGTCAACGGAACGAATGATTTCGCGTATCCGCTGGATAGCTACATGAAGAGCTATCAGGCGGTTCCTGACGATGTGCACAAGCAGCTTTCCATCACCGTCAAGATGTCGCACGGCCACCCCGCCGGCTGGAACCCGCCACAAATCGGCCACTTCATGGATCAGTGGCTCAAGCAAGGCGAACCGCTACCAAGGGTCGGCCACCCGAAGATCCAAGGAGACCAGGTCGAACTGGGATACGATACGGCCAGCGTTGCCAAAGCGGCCATTCACTGGACGGTCGATGACAAGGCGGTCAATGCCCATGACTGGAAAACGGCGGAAGGGGTCGTGAAGGAAGATGTCATTCTCGCACCCAAACCCCCTACCGATGCCAGGCTCTGGTACATGACCGTCACCACCGAGGACGGCAGCCTGGTAAGCACCGAGATCATCTTCGCCGATCAAGTCAGCCAGTTCGACTGA
- a CDS encoding circularly permuted type 2 ATP-grasp protein — MFSPGGSPRTNCQLLYEHIQELTSNDLRKRKTAAERSMIRLGITFNVYGEEQGTERIIPFDILPRIIQGEQWSWMSKGLKQRIIALNMFIDDIYNEQKILKDGIIPEHVVKSASSFRPQCVGMKPPNGIWCHITGTDLVRDSDGEFYVLEDNLRCPSGVSYVLQNRQLMKQTFPGLFEAQFVRPVDDYCSQLLDALNSLAPDHIEKPVVAVLSPGIYNSAYFEHSFLAQQMGVDLVEGRDLVVRDRRVYARTTKGLMAVDVIYRRIDDDFIDPHVFRKDSMLGVPGIIDAYRAGNVALANAPGTGIADDKVIYAYVPDMIKYYLSEDAILPNVPTYVCWDDAQRDHVIKNIADMVVKPANESGGYGMLIGPRSSKEEHQKFVELIKANPRNYIAQPTLALSRAPVIIDDHLEGRHVDLRPFIIYGRDIYVLPGGLTRVALRKGSLVVNSSQGGGSKDTWVV, encoded by the coding sequence ATGTTTTCACCTGGCGGTTCCCCGCGGACAAACTGCCAACTCTTATACGAACACATCCAAGAGTTAACCTCCAACGACCTTCGCAAACGAAAGACGGCCGCCGAGCGGTCGATGATTCGTTTAGGGATCACGTTTAACGTCTACGGCGAAGAGCAAGGTACCGAACGCATCATTCCGTTCGACATTCTTCCCCGCATCATCCAAGGCGAGCAGTGGTCGTGGATGTCGAAAGGACTGAAGCAGCGCATCATCGCGCTGAACATGTTCATCGACGACATCTACAACGAACAGAAGATTCTTAAGGACGGCATCATCCCTGAACATGTCGTCAAGTCGGCCAGCAGTTTCCGGCCTCAATGCGTGGGAATGAAGCCACCCAACGGCATCTGGTGCCACATCACCGGCACCGACCTGGTCCGCGACTCGGATGGCGAGTTCTACGTGCTGGAAGACAACCTGCGTTGTCCATCCGGCGTCTCGTACGTGCTTCAGAACCGTCAGTTGATGAAGCAGACGTTCCCCGGCTTGTTCGAGGCCCAGTTCGTCCGCCCGGTCGACGATTACTGCAGCCAGCTGTTAGACGCTTTGAACTCGCTGGCCCCGGATCATATCGAAAAGCCGGTGGTCGCGGTCCTGTCGCCTGGTATTTACAACTCGGCCTACTTTGAACACTCGTTCCTCGCCCAGCAGATGGGGGTCGACCTGGTGGAAGGGCGAGACCTGGTGGTTCGTGATCGACGCGTTTATGCCCGTACGACCAAGGGCTTGATGGCCGTGGACGTCATCTACCGCCGCATCGACGACGACTTCATCGACCCGCACGTCTTTCGCAAGGACTCGATGCTGGGTGTTCCCGGAATCATCGACGCCTACCGTGCCGGAAACGTCGCCTTGGCCAACGCGCCAGGTACCGGCATCGCCGACGACAAGGTGATCTACGCCTATGTTCCGGACATGATCAAGTACTACCTGAGCGAAGACGCCATCCTGCCGAACGTGCCGACGTACGTTTGTTGGGATGACGCTCAGCGAGACCATGTCATCAAGAACATTGCCGACATGGTGGTGAAGCCGGCCAACGAATCAGGCGGCTACGGGATGCTGATTGGTCCCCGTTCGTCGAAGGAAGAACACCAGAAGTTCGTCGAACTGATTAAGGCCAATCCGCGCAATTACATCGCGCAGCCAACCCTCGCCCTATCGCGGGCTCCGGTCATTATCGATGACCATTTGGAGGGGAGGCACGTCGATCTGCGACCGTTTATCATCTATGGACGAGACATCTATGTATTACCCGGCGGACTGACGCGCGTGGCCCTGCGTAAGGGTTCGCTCGTGGTCAACTCATCCCAGGGGGGCGGAAGTAAAGACACCTGGGTCGTGTAG
- a CDS encoding alpha-E domain-containing protein has product MLSRVADSIYWTSRYIERAEAVARFIAVNLNISMDLSTAGNQQWMPLVTTTGDDEKFSEIYGEASKRNVIEFLTFDRNNPNSILSCLINARENARSIRERISAEMWEHINRFYLMVKDVGDAEGILDDLPDFYEAVRNSGQQFSGVTDATMTHGEGWHFCQLGRFLERADKMSRILDVKYYILLPSPQHVGSAFDDLQWGALLRSASAYEMYRQRFGRIVPQNVVDFIMLDKEFPRAVLHCLTRANESLHAITGSDIEGFTNLPEQRLGQLRAEFAFTSATDIIARGLHEFIDDFQKRLNLVGESIGTTFFSLQAA; this is encoded by the coding sequence ATGTTAAGTCGCGTAGCCGACTCCATCTATTGGACCAGCCGTTACATCGAACGTGCTGAGGCGGTAGCCCGTTTCATCGCGGTGAACTTGAACATCAGCATGGATCTGTCGACAGCCGGCAACCAACAGTGGATGCCTCTGGTGACGACCACCGGAGATGACGAAAAGTTCTCCGAGATTTACGGCGAAGCCAGCAAGCGAAATGTGATCGAGTTCCTGACGTTCGATCGGAACAACCCCAACTCGATTCTTTCCTGCTTGATCAACGCTCGCGAGAATGCGCGAAGCATCCGTGAACGCATCTCGGCCGAAATGTGGGAGCACATCAACCGCTTCTACTTGATGGTGAAAGATGTGGGGGACGCCGAAGGCATTCTGGACGACCTGCCTGACTTTTACGAAGCGGTTCGTAATTCCGGGCAGCAGTTCAGCGGCGTGACCGATGCCACCATGACCCATGGCGAAGGATGGCACTTCTGTCAGCTGGGACGCTTCCTGGAGCGTGCCGACAAGATGTCTCGCATCTTGGACGTCAAGTATTACATCCTGCTGCCCAGCCCACAGCACGTGGGAAGCGCATTCGACGACCTGCAGTGGGGTGCCCTGCTTCGCTCGGCCAGCGCCTACGAAATGTATCGGCAGCGGTTCGGTCGCATTGTGCCGCAAAACGTGGTCGACTTCATCATGCTCGACAAGGAATTCCCGCGGGCCGTGCTACACTGCCTCACGCGAGCCAACGAATCGCTTCACGCCATTACCGGCAGCGACATCGAAGGGTTCACCAATCTGCCGGAACAGCGGCTCGGGCAATTACGCGCGGAGTTCGCGTTCACCAGCGCCACCGACATCATCGCCCGTGGCTTGCACGAATTCATCGACGACTTCCAGAAACGATTGAACCTCGTCGGCGAGTCGATCGGCACAACGTTCTTTAGCCTACAAGCCGCGTAA
- a CDS encoding SRPBCC family protein: MDFVTSDRTQRFVIEPVLGGRAFEDFGDGEGLVWYTVIGVDAGRELVLAGHLLPPFGGPATTALRVTLSAQADGTLVKIRDDRFGILGGDSPVEGWRIVFDGGLRHYLESESANS; this comes from the coding sequence ATGGATTTCGTCACGTCCGATCGGACGCAGCGTTTTGTTATCGAGCCGGTGCTGGGAGGTCGGGCGTTCGAGGATTTTGGCGACGGCGAAGGTCTGGTGTGGTATACCGTCATCGGCGTGGACGCCGGGCGAGAATTGGTTTTGGCAGGGCATTTGTTGCCGCCATTTGGCGGTCCTGCGACCACGGCGCTGCGGGTAACTCTCTCAGCCCAGGCAGACGGCACGCTGGTGAAGATTCGAGATGATCGGTTTGGGATTCTCGGAGGAGACTCGCCGGTTGAAGGATGGCGGATCGTCTTCGACGGTGGTTTGCGCCACTATCTCGAATCAGAAAGTGCCAACAGCTGA
- a CDS encoding class I SAM-dependent methyltransferase, which yields MSEDVQEFWNERFGRDEYIYGTAPNTFLKASIQHFPKNAKILCIAEGEGRNALFLCQQGHEVHAVDLSTEGKAKAERLAAEHGVTLQYTLGDLNDYDYGENRWDAIVSIFAHVDSASRKNIYQKAIASLKEGGIFLLESYHPRQLEYGTGGPKDVDMLVTLEDLRGHFQGLPPLHEAERERDVTEGSFHTGNAYVTQFIARKSN from the coding sequence ATGAGCGAAGACGTTCAAGAGTTTTGGAACGAGCGATTTGGACGCGACGAGTACATTTACGGAACGGCCCCGAATACCTTCTTGAAGGCATCGATCCAGCACTTTCCCAAGAATGCCAAAATCCTTTGCATTGCCGAAGGGGAAGGTCGCAATGCGTTGTTTCTGTGTCAGCAAGGGCACGAGGTTCACGCCGTCGACCTTTCGACGGAAGGCAAGGCCAAGGCCGAGCGACTGGCGGCCGAGCACGGCGTAACGCTTCAGTACACCCTCGGCGATTTAAACGACTACGACTACGGCGAGAACCGCTGGGACGCAATCGTTTCGATCTTCGCCCATGTCGATTCCGCCTCGCGAAAGAACATCTATCAGAAGGCGATCGCTTCGCTGAAGGAAGGGGGCATCTTTCTGCTTGAGTCGTACCACCCGCGGCAACTGGAGTACGGAACCGGCGGGCCGAAGGATGTCGACATGCTGGTCACGCTGGAGGACCTGCGCGGCCACTTCCAAGGCCTGCCGCCGCTGCACGAGGCGGAACGGGAACGAGACGTCACCGAAGGCTCGTTCCATACCGGCAACGCCTACGTCACGCAGTTTATTGCCCGCAAAAGCAACTAG
- a CDS encoding anhydro-N-acetylmuramic acid kinase: protein MTPCLRFVSAAILKVDHRGLNGCFDVIHQLNVRTPADVRSMLEQGGAGLTTGSQLPGMVSRLVSELQVVNVERLLNSCGVSAEKVIAIGQRGPVCGREFWKQTGSAISIGDPAILAEATGLTVMDHFEQRDIAKGGSALGLDVLPMWLLLTQAVDSISARPKVVVRLDHSIELFYLPARRKNRPIPPIAYRQLGPGFALLQPLQSLCDQKVATVAVSPAALGDLLQQLEVEQVTADSPHQIKNVIESILEEIPELLGSSVTLNQTMESYWAESIHRQIAEHFPPSPEFAEIIVLGRGARREKLVQQIADKFPGATVTTDVQRGWISGAVGASIAAIFAALHVDQVSGNLPDLTGASAARVLGRITPGNPGNWRGVLTQMEQAARQTMPLREAI from the coding sequence ATGACTCCCTGTCTGCGCTTTGTCAGTGCCGCGATTCTCAAAGTCGACCATCGCGGGCTCAACGGATGCTTTGACGTCATTCACCAGTTGAACGTTCGTACGCCGGCCGATGTACGGTCAATGCTCGAGCAAGGGGGCGCCGGACTCACCACCGGCAGCCAACTGCCCGGCATGGTCTCGCGGTTGGTCTCGGAACTGCAAGTGGTCAACGTCGAACGGCTGCTCAACTCGTGTGGCGTCTCGGCGGAAAAGGTCATCGCCATCGGGCAGCGCGGTCCCGTTTGCGGCCGCGAATTCTGGAAGCAAACAGGCTCGGCCATTTCGATCGGCGATCCGGCGATACTGGCCGAAGCGACCGGCCTGACCGTGATGGACCACTTCGAGCAGCGCGACATCGCCAAAGGTGGCAGCGCGCTCGGTCTGGACGTGCTTCCGATGTGGCTGCTGCTGACGCAAGCGGTCGATTCCATCAGTGCCCGGCCGAAGGTGGTCGTGCGGCTGGATCACTCGATCGAACTGTTCTACCTGCCGGCTCGCCGCAAGAATCGCCCGATACCTCCGATCGCCTACCGGCAACTCGGCCCCGGCTTCGCGCTACTGCAACCGCTGCAAAGCCTTTGCGATCAGAAGGTAGCCACGGTCGCGGTAAGTCCCGCGGCACTGGGTGATTTGCTCCAGCAACTTGAAGTTGAACAGGTCACGGCGGACTCGCCCCACCAAATCAAAAATGTGATCGAAAGCATCTTGGAAGAGATACCGGAGTTGCTTGGTTCGAGCGTCACGCTAAATCAAACGATGGAGTCTTATTGGGCCGAATCGATTCATCGGCAAATCGCCGAACACTTCCCCCCTTCACCCGAATTTGCCGAGATCATCGTGCTGGGACGTGGTGCCCGCCGCGAAAAGCTGGTGCAGCAAATCGCCGACAAATTTCCCGGTGCAACCGTGACGACCGACGTTCAGCGCGGCTGGATCTCGGGCGCCGTAGGAGCATCGATTGCGGCGATTTTTGCGGCGCTGCATGTCGATCAGGTCAGTGGCAATCTGCCCGACTTGACCGGAGCCAGCGCAGCCCGAGTACTGGGACGCATCACGCCAGGCAACCCCGGCAACTGGCGCGGGGTCCTAACGCAGATGGAACAAGCCGCCCGCCAAACCATGCCGCTGCGGGAAGCAATTTGA